A genome region from Neisseria meningitidis includes the following:
- a CDS encoding YbdD/YjiX family protein has product MKHKLASWWKTIKLTANLMAGVPDYENYVAQQRKHNPNAPVMTKLQFQDYCRKRRCGANGGRCC; this is encoded by the coding sequence GTGAAGCATAAGCTCGCGTCTTGGTGGAAAACCATCAAGCTGACGGCAAACTTGATGGCGGGCGTGCCCGATTATGAAAACTACGTTGCACAGCAGCGCAAACATAATCCCAACGCCCCCGTGATGACCAAGCTGCAGTTTCAAGACTATTGCCGCAAACGCCGCTGCGGCGCAAACGGCGGACGCTGCTGTTAA
- a CDS encoding carbon starvation CstA family protein yields MKSLKTFLIWGIVVLVGLASFTTLALSRGEQVSAVWMVTAAISVYCIAYRFYSLYIANRVMRLDPNRLTPAERHNDGLDYVPTHKGVLFGHHFAAIAGAGPLVGPVLAAQMGYLPGTLWIIFGVVFAGAVQDMIVLFVSMRRDGKSLGDIVKQELGTVPGVIASIGILMIMVIIMAVLALIVVKALVHSPWGTFTIAATMPIALFMGIYTRYIRPGKIGEISIVGFILLMLAVIYGEDVAKSSIGHWFDLDGIQLTWAIMIYGFVASVLPVWLLLTPRDYLSTFLKIGTIAALALGIVIVNPTLQMPAVTHFIDGSGPVFSGALFPFLFITIACGAVSGFHALISSGTTPKMLENETHVRMVGYGGMLMESFVAIMALAAAASLDPGVYFAMNSPAALIGTDANTAAEVITTKLQFPVDAATLLHTAKEVGENTILSRAGGAPTLAVGMAHIMSRLIPGEAMMAFWYHFALLFEALFILTAVDAGTRVARFMIQDLGSIFYKPFGNTDSIPANLIATFFAVALWGYFLYTGVTDPLGGINSLWPLFGIANQMLAGVALIMCAVVLIKMKRDRYVWVVLVPAVGVLFVTCYAGLQKLFHSDPRISFLAHTGKYSDALAKNEVLAPAKDIGEMAQIIFNDKINAGLTILFLSVVVIVAAYGLRTALKARKVGWPTAKEIPAVYRDGKQPEAQSEA; encoded by the coding sequence ATGAAATCACTCAAAACCTTCCTCATTTGGGGCATAGTGGTACTGGTCGGCTTAGCATCCTTTACCACTCTGGCTCTCAGCCGAGGCGAACAGGTCAGCGCGGTATGGATGGTTACCGCCGCCATATCCGTTTACTGCATCGCCTACCGTTTTTACAGCCTCTACATCGCCAACCGCGTAATGCGGCTCGATCCTAACCGCCTGACTCCGGCAGAACGCCACAACGACGGCTTGGACTACGTTCCGACGCACAAGGGCGTATTGTTCGGACACCACTTTGCCGCGATTGCCGGCGCGGGCCCCTTGGTCGGCCCGGTTTTGGCGGCGCAAATGGGTTACCTGCCCGGTACTTTGTGGATTATCTTCGGCGTGGTGTTTGCCGGCGCGGTACAGGATATGATAGTCTTGTTCGTCTCTATGCGCCGCGACGGTAAGTCTTTGGGCGATATTGTGAAACAGGAACTCGGCACTGTCCCCGGCGTGATTGCCTCCATCGGTATTTTGATGATTATGGTCATCATTATGGCGGTGTTGGCGTTGATTGTCGTAAAAGCACTTGTTCACAGCCCTTGGGGTACGTTTACCATCGCCGCCACTATGCCGATTGCCCTGTTTATGGGTATTTACACGCGCTATATCCGTCCGGGCAAAATCGGCGAGATTTCCATCGTCGGCTTTATTTTGCTGATGCTGGCGGTAATTTACGGCGAAGATGTGGCGAAAAGTTCCATCGGACATTGGTTCGACCTTGACGGCATCCAGCTCACTTGGGCGATTATGATTTACGGCTTTGTCGCCTCCGTATTGCCCGTATGGTTGCTGCTCACTCCGCGCGACTATCTCTCCACCTTCCTGAAAATCGGTACGATTGCGGCCTTGGCTTTGGGCATCGTCATCGTCAATCCCACTTTGCAAATGCCTGCCGTAACCCACTTTATCGACGGTTCGGGTCCGGTATTCTCAGGCGCATTGTTCCCGTTCCTCTTCATCACCATCGCCTGCGGTGCGGTTTCGGGCTTCCACGCGCTGATTTCCTCCGGCACCACGCCGAAAATGCTGGAAAACGAAACCCACGTCCGTATGGTTGGTTACGGTGGTATGTTGATGGAAAGTTTCGTAGCCATTATGGCGCTTGCCGCCGCCGCATCGCTTGATCCCGGCGTGTACTTCGCCATGAACAGCCCTGCCGCCCTGATCGGTACGGATGCCAACACCGCCGCCGAAGTGATTACCACCAAGCTGCAATTCCCTGTCGATGCGGCAACCCTGTTGCATACCGCTAAGGAAGTGGGCGAAAACACCATCCTTTCCCGTGCAGGCGGTGCGCCAACCCTCGCAGTCGGTATGGCGCACATTATGAGCCGCCTGATTCCGGGCGAGGCGATGATGGCGTTCTGGTATCACTTCGCCCTATTGTTTGAAGCCTTGTTCATCCTGACCGCCGTCGATGCCGGTACGCGCGTCGCACGTTTTATGATTCAAGACTTGGGCAGCATCTTCTACAAACCTTTCGGCAACACCGACTCCATCCCCGCCAACCTGATTGCGACCTTCTTCGCCGTGGCATTGTGGGGCTACTTTCTCTACACCGGCGTAACCGACCCGCTGGGCGGCATCAACTCGCTCTGGCCTTTGTTCGGCATCGCCAACCAAATGCTGGCGGGCGTGGCCTTGATTATGTGTGCCGTGGTGCTGATTAAGATGAAACGCGACCGTTATGTTTGGGTGGTACTCGTTCCCGCCGTCGGCGTACTGTTCGTAACCTGCTACGCCGGCCTGCAAAAACTGTTCCACAGCGATCCGCGCATCAGCTTCCTTGCCCACACCGGCAAATACAGCGACGCATTGGCTAAAAACGAAGTCCTTGCGCCTGCCAAAGACATCGGCGAAATGGCGCAAATCATCTTCAACGACAAGATTAATGCCGGTCTGACCATCCTCTTCTTGTCGGTTGTCGTGATTGTCGCCGCGTACGGTTTGCGTACCGCCCTCAAAGCACGCAAAGTCGGCTGGCCGACCGCCAAAGAAATCCCGGCGGTGTACCGCGACGGCAAACAGCCGGAGGCACAAAGTGAAGCATAA
- a CDS encoding MliC family protein, with translation MNIRFFALTVPVLSLAACAVPEAYDDGGRGHMPPVQNQAGTADFRAFSCENGLSVHVRRLDGGRIALRLDGRRAVLSSDVAASGERYTAEHGLFGNGTEWHQKGGEAFFGFTDAYGNSVETSCRAR, from the coding sequence ATGAATATCAGGTTTTTCGCGCTGACCGTACCGGTTTTGTCTTTGGCGGCCTGTGCCGTGCCGGAGGCGTATGATGACGGCGGACGAGGGCATATGCCGCCCGTTCAAAACCAAGCCGGCACGGCAGATTTTCGGGCATTTTCCTGCGAGAACGGTTTGTCTGTGCACGTCCGCCGTTTGGACGGCGGCAGAATCGCGTTGCGGTTGGACGGCAGGCGTGCCGTCCTCTCTTCCGACGTTGCCGCATCCGGCGAACGCTATACCGCCGAACACGGTTTGTTCGGAAACGGAACCGAGTGGCATCAGAAAGGCGGCGAAGCCTTTTTCGGCTTTACCGATGCCTACGGCAATTCGGTCGAAACCTCCTGCCGCGCCCGCTAA
- a CDS encoding NAD-dependent succinate-semialdehyde dehydrogenase, producing MNEYSQLIKHPDISLSPISDGIGVGNPATGEILAYVRNTGSDKLKNLIQKAAAAQKLWAAKTALERADILWRWYFLVKENKEALARLMTMEQGKSLTESRGEIDYAASFVRWFAEEARRIDGDVLTSVKASQKLIVLKQPVGVTAAITPWNFPSAMIARKAAPALAVGCAMIVKPASLTPLSAYALVVLAYEAGVPQDLLPVVSGRASEIGREFATNPIIRKISFTGSTEVGAKIFADSAADIKKLSLELGGNAPFIVFDDADLDKAVEGALASKFRNSGQTCVCTNRVYAQSGIYDAFCRKLSEKAAALKLGNGLEDGVNQGPLIEEKAVEKVEQHIADALSKGAVCLTGGKRSALGGTFFEPTVLSGVTAQMAVAREETFGPLCPVFRFETEAEVIEAANNTEYGLAAYLFTADTARQWRVGEALEYGMVGINTGLISNEAAPFGGVKRSGLGREGSKYGADEYLELKYLCMDVG from the coding sequence ATGAACGAATATTCCCAATTAATCAAGCATCCCGATATTTCCCTTTCCCCGATTTCAGACGGCATCGGGGTCGGCAATCCGGCAACGGGCGAAATTTTGGCGTATGTCCGCAATACGGGTTCGGACAAACTGAAAAACCTGATTCAAAAGGCGGCGGCAGCGCAAAAATTATGGGCGGCGAAAACTGCTTTGGAACGCGCCGACATATTGTGGCGTTGGTATTTTTTAGTTAAAGAAAACAAAGAAGCACTGGCGCGCCTGATGACGATGGAGCAGGGCAAAAGCCTGACCGAGTCGCGCGGCGAAATCGATTATGCGGCTTCGTTTGTGCGCTGGTTTGCCGAAGAAGCGCGGCGGATTGACGGCGATGTGTTAACGAGTGTAAAAGCGTCGCAAAAACTGATTGTGTTGAAACAGCCTGTCGGCGTTACCGCCGCGATTACGCCGTGGAACTTCCCATCTGCAATGATTGCGCGCAAGGCTGCGCCTGCTTTGGCGGTGGGCTGCGCGATGATCGTCAAACCCGCATCGCTCACGCCTTTGAGTGCGTATGCGTTGGTCGTGCTGGCTTATGAAGCGGGCGTACCACAGGATTTGTTGCCCGTCGTCAGCGGTCGCGCATCGGAAATCGGCCGTGAATTTGCCACGAACCCGATTATCCGCAAAATCAGCTTCACCGGCTCTACCGAAGTCGGTGCGAAAATTTTTGCCGACAGCGCGGCGGACATTAAAAAACTCAGTTTGGAGCTGGGCGGCAACGCGCCGTTTATCGTGTTTGACGATGCCGATTTGGACAAAGCCGTCGAAGGTGCGCTCGCCAGCAAGTTCCGCAACAGCGGTCAGACCTGCGTCTGCACCAACCGCGTTTACGCCCAATCGGGCATTTACGACGCATTTTGCCGCAAATTGAGTGAAAAAGCAGCCGCGCTCAAATTGGGCAACGGCTTGGAGGATGGCGTAAACCAAGGGCCGCTGATTGAGGAAAAAGCGGTAGAAAAAGTCGAGCAGCACATCGCCGACGCGCTCTCAAAAGGCGCGGTCTGTCTGACCGGCGGCAAACGCAGCGCGTTGGGCGGAACGTTTTTTGAGCCGACTGTTTTAAGCGGCGTAACGGCGCAAATGGCGGTGGCACGCGAAGAAACCTTCGGGCCGTTGTGTCCGGTATTCCGTTTTGAAACCGAAGCCGAGGTCATCGAGGCTGCGAACAATACGGAATACGGTTTGGCAGCTTACCTTTTCACCGCCGACACCGCCCGCCAATGGCGCGTCGGCGAAGCCTTGGAATACGGTATGGTCGGCATCAATACGGGCTTAATCAGCAATGAAGCGGCACCGTTCGGCGGCGTGAAACGTAGCGGTTTGGGACGTGAAGGCAGCAAATACGGTGCGGACGAATATCTAGAATTGAAATATCTGTGTATGGATGTCGGGTGA
- a CDS encoding fimb protein — MMENGKTVPRWRFALKSAGWHLLISLSVAGLAALLVFKVWYPYPYAELTGGLSLYQLVVAVDIVCGPLLTLILASPKKKTKARMVDFSMVGIIQLAALVYGLHSVSLARPVVEAFEQDRMTIVTAAEVVVEDLHKAPEGLQSLSWFGIRRIALKEPEDADEKNKTLDLSLKGIEPSMRPDQWLPYSDKEAEEIRKHLKPLKVLADARKTTVADILKQAGLAEGEELYYLPFTSSRQKEWIVITDKEGNTKGYAPIDGFIITP; from the coding sequence ATGATGGAAAACGGAAAAACAGTCCCGAGATGGCGTTTTGCCTTGAAAAGTGCGGGCTGGCACCTCTTAATCAGCCTGTCGGTTGCAGGGCTGGCGGCATTGCTGGTTTTTAAGGTTTGGTATCCTTATCCTTATGCCGAGCTGACGGGAGGGCTGTCGCTTTATCAGCTGGTGGTGGCTGTCGATATTGTATGTGGTCCGCTGCTGACTTTAATTTTGGCAAGCCCGAAGAAAAAGACAAAGGCACGCATGGTCGATTTTTCCATGGTCGGCATCATCCAGCTGGCGGCTTTGGTGTACGGTCTGCACAGCGTTTCGCTGGCGCGTCCTGTGGTGGAAGCGTTTGAACAGGATCGTATGACCATTGTTACGGCGGCGGAAGTCGTGGTCGAAGATTTGCACAAAGCCCCCGAAGGGCTGCAAAGCCTGTCGTGGTTCGGCATCCGCCGCATTGCATTGAAAGAACCTGAGGATGCGGATGAGAAGAACAAGACGCTGGATTTGTCCCTGAAAGGTATCGAGCCGAGTATGCGTCCCGACCAGTGGCTGCCGTATTCCGACAAGGAAGCAGAAGAAATCCGCAAACATCTGAAACCGCTGAAAGTCTTGGCGGATGCGAGAAAAACGACGGTTGCGGACATTCTGAAACAGGCAGGTCTCGCCGAAGGGGAGGAGCTGTATTACCTGCCGTTTACCAGCAGCAGGCAGAAAGAGTGGATAGTCATTACCGATAAAGAGGGCAACACCAAAGGCTACGCGCCGATAGACGGCTTCATCATCACCCCTTAA
- a CDS encoding TerC family protein produces MDFSWLAEPHTWIGFATLLVLEVVLGIDNLVFVAILANKVQPARRDRARIIGLGLAVVIRIIMLAFMAHIITLTEPLFQIGGLAVSGKDMIMLAGGIFLLYKATTELHERLEGHNRFTVADNQKKHAPFWGVVAQILILDAVFSIDSVITAVAMVDHIVVAMGAVVVAMAVMISASKLLTEFVDRHPTVVMLCLGFLLMIGFSLIAEAFHFHIPKGYLYAAIGFSILIELFNQISQRNSRKNDYIGSSWRKRTAENVLGMMGIRESVLADAGGESGDDAHFEENEKSMIRSVLTLAERPIMGVMIPRRDIERLDISQSREEQCAQLQNTPYSRLLVVGKAGVDEPLGYINKKDLLSQLLETGGLDIQTALRQPLVLPDSTTALGAIELFRQSSADYALVVDEFGAVLGMVTMKDLLETIAGEFPEEFEREEEPAVQGNPDESLTMEGALEYVELAPQLNLPQQEEDADFHTVAGLIMEELQTIPDVGDFADFHGWRFEVVEKEGQRIERVKITKLPEE; encoded by the coding sequence ATGGATTTCAGTTGGTTGGCAGAACCGCATACCTGGATAGGTTTTGCCACGCTTTTGGTGTTGGAAGTTGTATTGGGGATAGACAATCTTGTCTTTGTGGCGATTTTGGCAAACAAGGTCCAGCCCGCACGGCGCGACCGCGCACGGATTATCGGGCTGGGGCTGGCAGTCGTCATCCGCATCATTATGCTTGCTTTTATGGCGCACATCATCACGCTGACCGAGCCGCTGTTCCAAATCGGCGGCCTCGCCGTTTCCGGCAAGGACATGATTATGCTCGCGGGCGGTATTTTCCTGCTTTACAAAGCCACCACCGAACTGCATGAACGCCTCGAAGGGCACAACCGTTTTACCGTTGCCGACAACCAAAAAAAACACGCGCCGTTTTGGGGCGTGGTCGCGCAAATCCTGATACTGGATGCCGTGTTTTCCATCGATTCGGTCATTACTGCGGTGGCGATGGTCGATCATATCGTCGTGGCGATGGGTGCGGTCGTCGTCGCGATGGCGGTGATGATTTCCGCCAGCAAACTCTTGACCGAATTTGTAGACAGACACCCTACCGTCGTGATGCTCTGCCTTGGTTTTTTGTTGATGATCGGTTTCAGCCTGATTGCCGAAGCCTTCCATTTCCACATTCCCAAAGGCTACCTCTACGCCGCCATCGGCTTCTCGATTTTAATCGAACTGTTTAACCAGATTTCCCAGCGCAACAGCCGCAAAAACGACTACATCGGCAGCTCGTGGCGCAAGCGCACCGCCGAAAACGTTTTGGGTATGATGGGCATACGCGAAAGCGTGCTTGCCGATGCGGGCGGCGAATCCGGGGACGACGCGCATTTTGAAGAAAACGAAAAATCGATGATACGCAGCGTGCTGACGCTTGCCGAACGCCCGATTATGGGGGTGATGATCCCACGCCGCGACATCGAACGGCTGGACATTTCCCAAAGCCGCGAAGAACAGTGTGCCCAACTGCAAAACACGCCTTACAGCCGCCTGCTCGTTGTCGGTAAGGCGGGCGTGGACGAACCTTTGGGCTACATCAACAAAAAAGACCTGCTGTCCCAACTGCTGGAAACAGGCGGTCTCGACATTCAGACGGCATTGCGCCAGCCACTCGTCCTGCCCGACAGCACCACCGCGCTGGGCGCAATCGAACTCTTCCGCCAAAGCAGCGCGGATTATGCTTTGGTGGTGGACGAGTTCGGCGCGGTATTGGGCATGGTAACCATGAAAGACCTGCTCGAAACCATCGCAGGCGAGTTCCCCGAAGAATTTGAGCGCGAAGAAGAACCAGCCGTTCAGGGGAATCCCGATGAAAGCCTGACGATGGAAGGCGCGTTGGAATATGTGGAACTCGCACCGCAACTCAACCTGCCGCAGCAGGAGGAAGATGCCGATTTCCATACGGTTGCCGGGCTGATTATGGAAGAATTGCAAACCATCCCCGATGTCGGCGATTTTGCCGATTTCCACGGCTGGCGGTTTGAAGTGGTCGAAAAAGAAGGGCAGCGCATCGAGCGGGTCAAAATCACCAAATTGCCCGAAGAATAA
- the surE gene encoding 5'/3'-nucleotidase SurE, producing the protein MNVLISNDDGYLSEGIAVLARVTAEFANVRVVAPERDRSGVSNSLTLERPLQLKQAQNGFYYVNGTPTDCIHIGQSVFSDFQADFVFSGINRGANMGDDTLYSGTVAAATEAYLMGIPAVAFSLNDASGRYWATAEKALWTLLAHFFKNPPQSPILWNINIPAVEPEDVRGIKIARLGRRHHGQNVIPARNPRGEQIYWIGPVGRVSDKEEGTDFGECGAGFITVTPLQIDLTAYPDMAETAAFWHAD; encoded by the coding sequence ATGAACGTTTTGATTTCCAACGACGACGGCTACCTCTCCGAAGGTATTGCCGTTTTGGCGCGCGTTACGGCGGAATTTGCCAACGTCAGGGTGGTTGCGCCCGAACGCGACAGGAGCGGGGTCAGCAATTCGCTGACGCTGGAACGCCCTTTGCAGTTGAAACAGGCGCAAAACGGGTTCTACTATGTCAACGGCACGCCGACCGACTGTATCCACATCGGGCAGTCTGTATTTTCGGATTTTCAGGCCGATTTTGTCTTTTCGGGCATCAACCGGGGCGCGAATATGGGGGACGACACGCTTTATTCGGGGACGGTTGCGGCGGCAACCGAAGCCTACCTTATGGGCATACCCGCTGTGGCGTTTTCCTTAAACGACGCTTCCGGACGCTATTGGGCAACCGCAGAAAAGGCACTGTGGACATTGTTGGCGCATTTTTTCAAAAACCCCCCGCAGTCCCCTATTTTGTGGAACATCAATATCCCCGCCGTCGAGCCGGAAGATGTGCGGGGCATTAAAATCGCCCGTTTGGGCAGGAGGCATCACGGTCAGAACGTCATCCCCGCGCGCAATCCGCGCGGCGAACAGATTTATTGGATAGGCCCGGTAGGCAGGGTTTCCGACAAAGAAGAGGGAACGGATTTCGGTGAATGCGGCGCAGGTTTCATTACCGTAACGCCGCTGCAAATCGACCTGACCGCCTATCCGGACATGGCGGAAACAGCGGCGTTCTGGCATGCGGACTGA
- a CDS encoding M23 family metallopeptidase, translating to MLKQTTLLAACASFAALLGGCATQQPAPVIAGNSGMQDAPSSAVYNNPYGATPYSPAPAGDAPYVPPVQSAPVYTPPAYVPPSAPAVSGTYVPSYAPVDINAATHTIVRGDTVYNISKRYHISQDDFRAWNGMTDNTLSIGQIVKVKPAGYAAPKAAAVKSRPAVPAAAQPPVQSAPVDINAATHTIVRGDTVYNISKRYHISQDDFRAWNGMTDNTLSIGQIVKVKPAGYAAPKTSAVESRPAVPAAVQTPVKPAAQPPVQSAPQPAAPAAENKAVPAPAPQSPAASPSGTRSVGGIVWQRPTQGKVVADFGGNNKGVDIAGNAGQPVLAAADGKVVYAGSGLRGYGNLVIIQHNSSFLTAYGHNQKLLVGEGQQVKRGQQVALMGNTDASRTQLHFEVRQNGKPVNPNSYIAF from the coding sequence ATGTTGAAACAAACGACACTTTTGGCGGCTTGCGCCTCCTTTGCCGCACTGTTGGGCGGTTGTGCTACCCAGCAGCCTGCCCCCGTCATTGCAGGCAATTCAGGTATGCAGGACGCGCCGTCTTCGGCAGTTTACAACAACCCCTATGGAGCAACGCCGTACAGCCCGGCTCCTGCCGGCGATGCGCCTTATGTGCCGCCGGTGCAAAGCGCGCCGGTTTATACGCCTCCTGCTTATGTTCCGCCGTCTGCACCTGCCGTTTCGGGTACATACGTTCCTTCTTACGCACCCGTCGACATCAACGCGGCGACGCATACTATTGTGCGCGGCGACACGGTGTACAACATTTCCAAACGCTACCATATCTCTCAAGACGATTTCCGTGCGTGGAACGGCATGACCGACAATACGTTGAGCATCGGTCAGATTGTTAAAGTCAAACCGGCAGGATATGCCGCACCGAAAGCCGCAGCCGTAAAAAGCAGGCCCGCCGTACCGGCTGCCGCGCAACCGCCCGTACAGTCCGCACCCGTCGACATCAACGCGGCGACGCATACTATTGTGCGCGGCGACACGGTGTACAACATTTCCAAACGCTACCATATCTCTCAAGACGATTTCCGTGCGTGGAACGGCATGACCGACAATACGTTGAGCATCGGTCAGATTGTTAAAGTCAAACCGGCAGGATATGCCGCACCGAAAACCTCAGCCGTAGAAAGCAGGCCCGCCGTACCGGCTGCCGTGCAAACCCCTGTGAAACCCGCCGCGCAACCGCCTGTGCAGTCCGCGCCGCAACCTGCCGCGCCCGCTGCGGAAAATAAAGCGGTTCCCGCGCCCGCCCCGCAATCTCCTGCCGCTTCGCCTTCCGGCACGCGTTCGGTCGGCGGCATTGTTTGGCAGCGTCCGACGCAAGGTAAAGTGGTTGCCGATTTCGGCGGCAACAACAAGGGTGTCGATATTGCCGGTAATGCGGGACAGCCCGTTTTGGCGGCGGCTGACGGCAAAGTGGTTTATGCAGGTTCCGGTTTGAGGGGATACGGCAATCTGGTCATCATCCAGCATAATTCTTCCTTCCTGACCGCATACGGGCACAACCAAAAATTGCTGGTCGGTGAAGGCCAGCAGGTCAAACGCGGGCAGCAGGTCGCTTTGATGGGCAATACCGACGCTTCCAGAACGCAGCTTCATTTCGAGGTGCGGCAAAACGGCAAACCGGTTAACCCGAACAGCTATATCGCGTTCTGA
- a CDS encoding acyl-CoA thioesterase, whose product MTQQRQLPSHELIMSELMMPDTANFSGNVHGGELLLLLDQVAYSCASRYSGNYCVTLSVDKVLFKEPIHIGDLVTFYAAVNYTGRTSMEIGIRVEAQNIRTGEIRHTNSCYFTMVAVKDGKPVPVPPLEILTDRQRCRYEKAKKRRDISLQASEDMSCGC is encoded by the coding sequence ATGACACAACAACGCCAACTGCCTTCCCACGAACTCATTATGTCCGAACTGATGATGCCGGACACCGCCAATTTCAGCGGCAACGTACACGGCGGCGAACTCCTGCTCCTGCTCGACCAAGTCGCCTATTCCTGCGCCAGCCGTTACAGCGGCAATTATTGCGTTACCCTGTCGGTTGACAAAGTCCTGTTTAAAGAACCCATCCACATCGGCGATTTGGTTACCTTTTACGCCGCTGTCAACTACACGGGACGCACCTCGATGGAAATCGGCATCCGTGTCGAAGCACAAAACATCCGCACCGGCGAAATCCGCCATACCAACAGCTGCTACTTCACGATGGTTGCGGTCAAAGACGGCAAACCCGTCCCTGTCCCTCCGCTGGAAATCCTGACCGACCGCCAACGCTGCCGCTACGAAAAAGCCAAAAAACGCAGAGACATCAGCCTGCAAGCCTCTGAAGACATGTCCTGCGGCTGCTGA
- the recX gene encoding recombination regulator RecX, whose protein sequence is MKPQKSLRARAMDILSRQELSRIGLKRKLAPHAESEEELENVLNEFAERNWQSDLRYAEAYIRSKSRKHGSLRLKQALAQQGIDEETSRNLLPDRSSEKLAAIAVLRKKFKHPAADLKEKQKQARFLAYRGFDADTVQTALKHAWDENWEDGC, encoded by the coding sequence ATGAAACCGCAAAAATCCCTACGCGCCCGCGCGATGGACATCCTCTCGCGCCAAGAACTCAGCCGCATCGGTCTGAAACGCAAACTTGCACCGCACGCCGAAAGCGAAGAGGAGTTGGAAAACGTGTTAAACGAATTTGCCGAACGCAACTGGCAGTCGGATTTGCGCTATGCCGAAGCCTATATCCGCAGCAAAAGCCGCAAACACGGTTCATTGAGGCTGAAACAGGCTTTGGCGCAACAGGGCATAGATGAAGAAACCAGCCGCAACCTGCTTCCCGACCGCTCAAGCGAAAAACTGGCCGCCATAGCCGTGTTGCGTAAAAAATTCAAACACCCCGCCGCCGACCTCAAAGAAAAACAAAAACAGGCGCGTTTCCTCGCCTATCGCGGATTCGATGCCGATACCGTTCAGACGGCATTGAAACACGCTTGGGACGAAAATTGGGAAGACGGCTGCTGA
- a CDS encoding phosphoglycolate phosphatase, whose translation MNAAIEHVQAVAFDLDGTLCDSVPDLAAAAEAMLEQLGMKPLPAKVVESYVGDGIGKLVHRVLTNDRDREADSELWEKGFVSYMKYYRDHLSVFTRPYPETATGLALLKSLGIPLAVITNKNEILAVELLKQLGLADYFSLILGGDSLPEKKPSPLPLRHAAEVLGIDVANMVMVGDSRNDIIAAKAAGCLSVGVTFGYGDMTLLSQDDATRPDWIIGSLPEIYENLQPQKNKEE comes from the coding sequence ATGAATGCAGCCATCGAACACGTCCAAGCCGTCGCCTTCGATTTGGACGGCACACTGTGCGATTCCGTCCCCGACCTTGCCGCCGCCGCAGAAGCGATGTTGGAACAACTCGGTATGAAACCGCTGCCCGCCAAAGTGGTCGAAAGCTATGTGGGCGACGGCATCGGCAAACTGGTTCACCGCGTCCTCACCAACGACCGCGACCGCGAAGCCGATTCCGAACTGTGGGAAAAAGGTTTCGTATCCTATATGAAATACTACCGCGACCATTTGAGCGTCTTCACCCGCCCCTATCCCGAAACCGCAACCGGGCTGGCATTGCTCAAATCTTTGGGCATCCCGCTGGCAGTCATTACCAATAAAAACGAAATCCTTGCCGTCGAACTGTTGAAACAGCTCGGACTTGCCGACTACTTCAGCCTGATACTCGGCGGCGACAGCCTGCCCGAGAAAAAACCCAGCCCCCTGCCGCTGCGGCACGCCGCCGAAGTTTTGGGTATCGATGTTGCAAACATGGTTATGGTCGGCGACTCGCGCAACGACATCATCGCCGCCAAAGCCGCCGGCTGCCTGAGCGTCGGCGTTACCTTCGGTTACGGCGATATGACGCTGCTCTCGCAAGACGATGCGACCCGCCCCGACTGGATTATCGGCTCGCTGCCCGAAATTTACGAAAACCTGCAACCTCAGAAAAACAAAGAAGAGTAG